The sequence TTTAGATACATTGAAGAGTGTCTTACGGAAAAGCATGTGCTGCTAGCtaggagaaaaagaaaaacagaaaAGAAATTGCTTCCGGTACAATCTAAATTCTCTACTTTTTTGTAAGGAAATATGATTTGGGGCGGTCATGGGCTATCCTATAAAAATGCTCATTTCTTGCCTTCATAAATacctataaaaataaaaaagaagaaagtgACACATTACTAACATTTCAAGGCTAGTACAAAACAACCGACTATCGTATTAATTAACCCTACTCAAACAAAAATACTAATAGAGCATGGATATCAGCAATGTCTAACATTTTTAGACATGTTGTTTTGTGATTGGCTAAcgatactttttaaaaaatattatattaaactatatgggacccgatacttattTATATCAATAGCaatattaaaaaagtgttatgtAGCACTAATatattttaacatttctcatacTAATATATGTAATCATCCTTTAttttcatcaaataaataattattaattaattggttTTCTCTCCCAAAGTACACACTAGTACTCTTGATTAATTAATCATCTCCTAATAGTAATTAAAATGGACTTTGAATAACACacactaattaaaatttaagtaaTTATATTACTTAATTAACGACAGGGCCATAATATTCCAACACGTGAAGAAATGAATAAGGCATTATTTTCCATGAGGTACTATATACTAAGAACTTTGGTATATTATGTAGTTGAAcaagataaaatataaaaaagtggCTTTGTTCccatctattttttaaaaatgacaAAATCTCTAATTTGGAAGAAACAGATGGGTGTGGGCAAAGACCCTATTCAATATTATCGCACGGTTTAAAtgaaactttttctttttaattattttattatatatatcgtAATCTTCTCATGTAAAGGACCAAAAACCCACAAATCAAATTAAGTGGATATctattcatatacatatatgttaaATAGCTTTGCTATCAAAATTGGTGCATTctgggtatatatatatactttactGAGTTTACTCATATGGCTATTGATATAATGTAATCTAATTTTCTACTATGGCCTAAAGTAGTATTGGACACTATTAATCTTTAATGTTAttggtgtaatttaatattaaatttaatttaataaataatataaaatactgtaattattaattataaaatatcatatcTGAATTTTGTGAGAAATAAATTGGTAAATAGCAATTCTCTCTTTTCTAAATTTACCACTTATCAAAAAGCAAAGTTATGGCCCCAAAACTTGTTATAAATACCCTCCTCTCctttcattttaattattaatttccaaCTCTagctctttctctttctctctctctctttctgacCAATATTAAGGTGTAAGGACATACATAAAGGATTTAATAAGATGGTTCCACAAGTAGAGCCAGAGAATAATAAGGTTCAAAAGTACCCGACAATGCCAGAGGTACTACTACTTCaaaatcttatatatatttcttattattctttaattatatataatgattttattttattgtttttgttagGTAGTGGAAGAGCTAAAAAAAGTGTCAAACATAGGTTTCCCTATTTTGACCATGAGTTTAGTGAACTATCTAAGAAACATGGCTATGGTGATTTGCATGGGAAGATTAGGAAGCCTTGAACTTGCTGGTGGTGCTTTAGCCATTGGATTCACCAACATCACTGGCTACTCACTCTTATCTGGCTTAGCCATGGGTATGGACCCACTTTGTAGCCAAGCTATTGGTTCACAAAACCACGCCCTTGCATTCTTAACTCTACAAAGAACAATCTTCATACTACTCTTTGCTTCACTACCAATCTCTTTACTTTGGTTCAACCTTCAACCCCTTATGTTGATCCTTAACCAAAATCCAGATATAACAAAAATAGCAACAATATATTGTAAGTTTGCCATACCTGATTTACTAGCTAACTCTCTTCTTCACCCTCTTCGTATTTTTTTACGTAGTAAATCCATTACTTGGCCTTTAATGTGGTCTAATTTACTAGCCATGTTTCTTCACATTCCAATCactattttcttaacttttaaaCTCTCACTTGGGGTTCAAGGAATAGCTATCTCCAATTTCATCACAAATTTCATTACCCTTTTCTTACTTTTACTATATCTCTATTTTAACACTAATTTTAACAAGGAGTCTTACTACTCTAACTCTAATTTTACTACTAATTTGAAAACACCATTTTTGCCAAAATCATGGCCAACTTTTTTTACCAACTCAACATGGGAAGGTTGGGGTGTTTTGATTAGATTGTCTATACAAAGTTGCTTAGCCGTTTGCTTAGAGTGGTGGTGGTATGAGTTCATGACTTTACTAGCCGGTTACCTTCCCAACCCTAAGGTGGCCTTGGCAACCTCCGCAATTGTCATCCAAACCACTTCTCTCATGTACACCATCCCGTCTGCACTCAGTGCTTCGGTCTCAACACGTGTTGGGAACGAGCTAGGTGCAGAGCGGCCGGAAAAGGCTAAGCTGGCAGCATCTGTTGCTGTCAGCTTAGCCCTAATAACTTCTTTAGTGGGGTTGGTGGGAACAACTTTTGGGAGAGGAGCTTGGGGGAGGGTTTACACTCATGATAAGGAGATTTTGGAGCTTACTATGGCCGTACTACCTATAATTGGTGTGTGTGAATTGGCTAACTGTCCACAAACGACAAGTTGTGGGATTCTTAGAGGGTGTGCTCGGCCAGGGATTGGTGCAGCCATAAACTTCTATGCGTTTTATTTGGTGGGAGCTCCGGTGGCTGTCGTTTTGGGGTTTGTGTGGAAGTTAGGCTTTTTGGGGCTGTGTTATGGGCTTTTAGCAGCCCAAATTGCTTGTGTTGTGTCCATATTGACTGTGGTTTATAACACAAATTGGGAGAAGGAATTGGAAAAGGCCAAAGACTTGATGATGATCAAAGATATTACAGTTGATAATGTTCATCATAATCATGATTATGATAATAGTCATGGTCATGATCATATCACAGTGGTACTTCAATAACGTGATGATGAagaatgttattattattattttagaatatatacatataatatacacactttaagaaaagaattaattaatataatgttGTAGCGCTAAATTTAAATCAGATTGTATGACTTTATAAAATTAcagaaatatataattttgtttaattaactgatcatgattatgttatgtatctccatatcaatatatttgttgttattatttgtTAAATCAATCAAACATTAATACAAATTAATCACTTTCTAATTATAGTTATTCTATGGTTTTTCACTACAAGAATAATGGTTAATACCAACGCCACTATTACCAACGCCTAAAAGTCCTCATTAAAAATGAGGGTATCAATAACGACATTCGCCTGTCGTTGGGAAagctattcatttttttttaaaaaaaaaaaaatagttaattaataacgatttttttttcaataacgaCAATGTCGTTATTGAAAAATCTTCAACAACGACATTGTCGTTGGGAATGTGTGTGTGGTTTTTGAAAATGAGCCGTTGATTTAGGCGGCAAATTTCCCCCCAAAATTGTCCCCAACGACATGCCCCAACGACTATGTCGTTGGTGGCAGACTGACACCAACGACATAGTCGTTGGGGCATGTCGTTGGGGACAATTttgctataaaaaaaaaattgcagagGAAACCATTTCATTTCCTTCTCATCACAGTCCGCCTCTCCTTTTCAAAAACCCTATTTCAGAAACTCCGCCTCTCCCCCTTCAAAAACCTCATTTCAGATCCTTCCGCCCACCACCACTCCGTCCCCGACGTCGTCTGACCGCCCAGGCTCCGGCTCCTCCGGCTGTAGCGTCGGCCCACCACCGGTGGCATTTGTGaggtaatatttcattattttttttagtagcatatatttttatatatgtatttgtatttataaattttttttgttttaatcttTGTAGCTATTTAGTtgtatttattttgatttataaAATGTTATATGTGATTGTAgttgttgtttgttttatttttaatatatatgggTGAATATTctgaaattagtttttttttagataatatttgtatttgtatttgtttttgttattgTGTAACTCTAAATCTATTTGTTAAATTCAAGAATATTAATAGAAacaacagcagcaacaatataataataataataataataataataataataataataataataataatatcagacttttaaaaaaaaattagtcttaATTGAATATATATCTTAATGGAGGATaggaaatcaacaaatataacacaaaatatatatctatagatatttaaataaaaaagttgcTATGTAAGattgtaaaataaagaaaagattGTGGTATTTTATACCTAATTTGACTTGTTTACTTTGATGCTTTGGTCGATCAAAGAATCTGTAGGCTTACTTAATTACATtggcaaaggaaaaaaaaatcatgtgttaatttctgtttatatatataaaagatataGATGCGGCtggtttatttgtttttttttatatatatattttaataattttttggtttatattgataatatgaaatattttaatatttgtgatgtatttgaaaatttttagatTGTGTAAATTAGgtttaaaattttttgggtagtttaaaatataaatgttattttggccaaattttattaaaattttgatataactaaaaaaacatagaagttatatttaaaaaagaaaattataagttaacaattatttataaaaaataatgaaattattctaaaattaagtaatttaactaaataaaatttgtattttttttaaaaaaataataataaataattaaaaattaataaataacttttattagttgaaaataa is a genomic window of Cannabis sativa cultivar Pink pepper isolate KNU-18-1 chromosome 9, ASM2916894v1, whole genome shotgun sequence containing:
- the LOC115723139 gene encoding protein DETOXIFICATION 55, coding for MVPQVEPENNKVQKYPTMPEVVEELKKVSNIGFPILTMSLVNYLRNMAMVICMGRLGSLELAGGALAIGFTNITGYSLLSGLAMGMDPLCSQAIGSQNHALAFLTLQRTIFILLFASLPISLLWFNLQPLMLILNQNPDITKIATIYCKFAIPDLLANSLLHPLRIFLRSKSITWPLMWSNLLAMFLHIPITIFLTFKLSLGVQGIAISNFITNFITLFLLLLYLYFNTNFNKESYYSNSNFTTNLKTPFLPKSWPTFFTNSTWEGWGVLIRLSIQSCLAVCLEWWWYEFMTLLAGYLPNPKVALATSAIVIQTTSLMYTIPSALSASVSTRVGNELGAERPEKAKLAASVAVSLALITSLVGLVGTTFGRGAWGRVYTHDKEILELTMAVLPIIGVCELANCPQTTSCGILRGCARPGIGAAINFYAFYLVGAPVAVVLGFVWKLGFLGLCYGLLAAQIACVVSILTVVYNTNWEKELEKAKDLMMIKDITVDNVHHNHDYDNSHGHDHITVVLQ